The Neoarius graeffei isolate fNeoGra1 chromosome 12, fNeoGra1.pri, whole genome shotgun sequence genome window below encodes:
- the si:ch211-241b2.5 gene encoding programmed cell death 1 ligand 1 → MIKTRRTVPMRGEIFTLLFVTWPCLQALFIVESEQDSYNGELHDKITMGCRFSHVPNVSQISVIWKRIKPLPGVDIYKLDNGIENYNFTNKQFQPRVRLLREELKNFRAVLELSQLHLNDSGTYQCIVIQDELDYKQTELTVQAPYKAIKKTVKRLSEKEVELSCESQGLPLAHVTWSNDKLMGPQLTHRSESSQAKNSDGVFVVTSRLSVTHDVNNYTCSYMTDDGKTNLTATFRIPAEIPEDPKGATGYAAIAVLILMFMGFIFALLFLCRRKKGQTSTGSPDCEAPGQNLTSTDHLLPKPDFRVSFTSA, encoded by the exons ATGATAAAGACCAGAAGAACG GTACCAATGAGGGGTGAAATATTCACATTGCTCTTTGTCACGTGGCCATGTCTACAAG CCCTCTTCATTGTAGAGTCAGAACAAGATTCCTACAATGGAGAGCTCCACGATAAGATCACAATGGGATGCCGGTTTTCACACGTTCCAAACGTCTCACAAATATCAGTCATTTGGAAGCGCATCAAACCTCTACCGGGAGTGGATATCTACAAGTTGGATAATGGTATCGAGAACTACAACTTCACTAACAAGCAATTTCAGCCACGTGTGCGACTCCTGAGGGAGGAGCTGAAGAATTTTCGGGCTGTACTTGAGCTGTCGCAGCTTCATCTGAATGACTCGGGAACCTATCAGTGCATTGTGATCCAGGATGAGCTTGACTACAAGCAAACCGAGCTCACCGTCCAAG CACCATATAAGGCAATTAAGAAGACCGTCAAGAGGCTAAGTGAAAAGGAGGTGGAGCTTTCCTGCGAGTCCCAAGGCCTCCCATTGGCCCATGTGACTTGGAGCAATGACAAGCTCATGGGGCCACAGTTGACACACCGCTCGGAGAGCAGCCAGGCAAAAAACAGCGACGGCGTCTTTGTCGTCACCAGCAGATTGTCTGTCACACATGATGTCAACAATTACACCTGTTCCTATATGACTGACGACGGCAAAACGAACCTGACAGCTACGTTCAGGATCccag CTGAAATTCCTGAGGACCCGAAAGGGGCTACAGGCTACGCAGCTATTGCCGTGTTAATTCTGATGTTCATGGGGTTCATCTTTGCCTTGCTGTTTCTGTGCAGGAGAAAAAAAG GGCAAACAAGTACGGGCTCACCTGATTGTGAAGCACCTGGACAAAACCTGACGTCGACTGACC ATTTACTCCCAAAGCCTGACTTCAGAGTTTCTTTTACGTCAGCGT